From Humibacter ginsenosidimutans, a single genomic window includes:
- a CDS encoding glycosyltransferase, whose product MNDKLFVAASVIVPSYRGERRLPELLERLARQDFEGTWEVVVALDGESDGSRDILDEYRDRLPLRVVASTERRGVCATLNDAYEAAAGAVLIRCDDDLSPAPNMVRRHVEHHATTEAPVGVIGATRDVFADTPYARAYGIPANRRHLAGVYRRRDDMIWMHWAAHNSVTRETWDRAGGFDTRFSYGEDSELGFRIHESGVRIIIDPELEIEHRGPAPDAEHRIPRAFLSGASRKAFAKAHPGVRHEDAVWGSLRAWLWAAGVNAFTFALRSAAGCRRYGRAVDGLPCRNTDLAARSPHRAGCRGCRQGRISCRTGISVQLRLAGEPRHGRTAGGRGRRAVQ is encoded by the coding sequence GTGAACGACAAGCTGTTCGTCGCGGCATCGGTCATCGTGCCGTCGTACCGCGGAGAACGGCGCCTTCCTGAGCTTCTGGAGCGTTTGGCACGTCAGGACTTCGAAGGCACATGGGAAGTGGTCGTCGCGTTGGACGGCGAGTCCGACGGCTCGCGCGACATCCTCGACGAATATCGGGATCGACTGCCGCTGCGCGTTGTTGCATCGACGGAGAGGCGCGGGGTCTGTGCGACGCTCAATGATGCCTATGAGGCCGCCGCCGGTGCCGTGCTGATCCGATGCGATGACGACCTCAGCCCGGCACCGAACATGGTGCGTCGCCACGTGGAGCACCACGCGACGACGGAAGCTCCCGTGGGAGTCATCGGTGCGACCAGGGATGTCTTCGCCGACACGCCCTACGCGCGCGCGTACGGCATCCCGGCCAATCGACGTCACCTCGCCGGCGTGTACCGCCGGCGTGACGACATGATCTGGATGCACTGGGCCGCTCATAACTCGGTGACGCGAGAAACGTGGGACCGCGCGGGTGGGTTCGATACCCGCTTCTCCTATGGGGAAGACAGCGAGCTCGGGTTCCGCATTCATGAGTCCGGGGTGCGCATCATCATCGATCCCGAGTTGGAGATCGAGCACCGAGGGCCGGCGCCGGACGCCGAGCATCGTATACCTCGCGCGTTCCTCTCGGGGGCCAGCCGCAAGGCGTTCGCGAAAGCGCATCCGGGCGTCCGTCACGAGGATGCCGTCTGGGGCTCCCTTCGAGCCTGGCTCTGGGCTGCGGGCGTCAACGCATTCACATTCGCGCTCCGGTCGGCTGCCGGGTGCCGCCGGTACGGGCGTGCCGTCGACGGACTCCCCTGCCGGAACACCGATCTCGCTGCGCGGTCGCCTCATCGCGCTGGGTGTCGAGGCTGCAGGCAAGGCCGGATATCGTGCCGGACCGGCATATCTGTCCAGCTACGCCTGGCAGGAGAGCCGCGACACGGTCGAACGGCAGGTG
- a CDS encoding N-acetylneuraminate synthase family protein has protein sequence MIIERELTPFVVFAEDPVLTALAKINANKQRIVFCVDAHGVLTGSISDGDFRRWIIEHPTASMDVSAGGVANTAVRTMPATAAPAEVRGAFTTGGISHVPLVDDRGHLVAIAIDRADVLRIGRHEIGEENPAFVIAEIGNNHNGSVDLAKHLVDLAVAAGADAVKFQLRDLNALYRQPGAATGGEDLGVQYTLDLLRRFSLPADSLFEVFDHARDAGIDVMCTPWDAPSVQALAEYGVSGLKIASADLTNHELIANAAGRGLPLVLSTGMSRESEIIETVALLHDQGAAFALLHCQSTYPAPYKDLNLAYLDRLAEIGQCVVGYSGHERGWHVPVVAVARGARIVEKHFTVDRTMEGNDHTVSLLPDEFGVMVEQIRDIELAMGTRAERAVSTGEMMNRVTLAKSLVAARPIAVGAMVTRDDVAVKSPGRGLQPNVLPRLLGRTMRRSLAEGDFFFDGDLHDETPTGRPFSFRRSWGLPVRYHDHAALAAQSNPDFLEFHFSYKDLDVEMDEFFSAPLDLAFTTHLPDLFAGDFLVDLASMDDEVWERSIHEVQRTVDVTRRLRRWFISGDDPVMVVTMGGFTKDRHIAAVERTAKYARIADALARLDTDGVRLAAQTLPPYPWLMGGQQFHNLFVDPRDTAQFAAETGTALCFDASHTKLATNFLGIPFSEATELLLPHTIHLHLVDATGVDGEGVQVGEGDIDWPDFASALDRLAPGVSFIPEIWQGHINGGEGFWTALDRLERWL, from the coding sequence GTGATCATCGAGCGGGAGCTCACTCCGTTCGTCGTGTTCGCGGAGGATCCGGTCCTCACGGCGCTGGCGAAGATCAACGCCAACAAGCAGCGCATCGTGTTCTGCGTGGATGCCCACGGCGTGCTGACCGGGTCGATCAGCGACGGCGATTTCCGGCGCTGGATCATCGAGCATCCCACGGCATCGATGGATGTCTCCGCAGGCGGAGTCGCGAACACTGCGGTGCGCACCATGCCCGCGACGGCCGCACCTGCGGAGGTGCGTGGCGCCTTTACGACGGGCGGCATCAGCCATGTTCCTCTGGTGGACGATCGCGGTCACCTGGTTGCCATCGCCATCGACCGTGCCGATGTGCTGCGCATTGGCCGGCACGAGATCGGCGAAGAGAATCCGGCATTCGTCATCGCGGAGATCGGCAACAACCACAACGGCTCGGTCGATCTCGCCAAGCACCTCGTCGATCTTGCTGTGGCGGCAGGCGCCGACGCGGTGAAGTTCCAGCTGCGCGACCTGAATGCGCTGTACCGGCAGCCGGGCGCCGCCACCGGGGGAGAAGACCTCGGCGTGCAGTACACGCTCGACCTGTTGCGTAGATTCTCCCTGCCCGCCGACTCGCTTTTCGAGGTGTTCGACCACGCCCGCGACGCGGGCATCGACGTCATGTGCACCCCGTGGGATGCCCCCAGCGTGCAGGCACTCGCCGAGTACGGCGTGTCGGGGCTCAAGATCGCCTCGGCCGACCTCACCAATCACGAGCTCATCGCGAACGCCGCGGGTCGCGGCCTGCCGCTCGTGCTCAGCACCGGTATGTCACGCGAAAGCGAGATCATCGAAACGGTCGCGCTGCTCCATGATCAGGGGGCCGCGTTCGCGCTGTTGCACTGCCAGTCGACCTATCCGGCGCCCTACAAAGACCTGAACCTCGCCTACCTCGATCGGCTCGCCGAGATCGGCCAGTGCGTCGTGGGCTACTCGGGTCATGAGCGTGGGTGGCACGTTCCCGTCGTCGCCGTCGCTCGCGGCGCGCGCATCGTCGAGAAGCACTTCACCGTCGACCGCACCATGGAGGGCAACGATCACACGGTATCGCTGCTGCCCGACGAGTTCGGCGTCATGGTGGAGCAGATTCGCGACATCGAGCTCGCCATGGGCACGCGTGCCGAGCGCGCGGTGTCGACCGGCGAGATGATGAACCGGGTGACCTTGGCGAAGTCTCTCGTCGCCGCACGCCCGATCGCGGTCGGTGCGATGGTCACGCGCGACGACGTGGCGGTGAAGAGTCCCGGTCGTGGTCTGCAACCCAACGTGCTGCCGCGCCTGCTCGGCCGCACCATGCGTCGCAGCCTCGCCGAAGGCGACTTCTTCTTCGACGGCGATCTGCACGACGAGACCCCCACCGGACGGCCATTCTCGTTCCGTCGGTCGTGGGGCCTGCCGGTGCGCTATCACGACCATGCAGCGCTCGCCGCGCAGTCCAATCCCGACTTTCTCGAGTTCCACTTCTCGTACAAAGACCTCGACGTCGAGATGGACGAGTTCTTCTCCGCTCCGCTCGACCTTGCGTTCACCACGCACCTGCCCGATCTCTTCGCCGGTGATTTTCTGGTCGACCTCGCGTCGATGGACGATGAGGTTTGGGAGCGCTCGATCCATGAGGTGCAGCGCACCGTCGACGTGACCCGCCGGCTGCGCCGCTGGTTCATCAGCGGAGACGATCCGGTGATGGTCGTCACCATGGGCGGCTTCACGAAGGACCGGCACATCGCCGCTGTCGAGCGCACTGCGAAGTACGCGCGCATCGCGGATGCCCTCGCCCGTCTCGACACCGACGGAGTGCGGCTCGCCGCACAGACCCTGCCGCCGTATCCGTGGCTGATGGGCGGCCAGCAGTTCCACAATCTGTTCGTCGACCCGCGCGACACGGCCCAGTTCGCGGCCGAGACGGGCACTGCTCTGTGTTTCGACGCATCCCACACCAAGCTCGCCACGAACTTCCTGGGCATCCCCTTCTCCGAGGCGACCGAACTGCTGCTGCCGCACACCATCCATCTGCACCTCGTGGATGCCACGGGCGTCGATGGCGAGGGAGTGCAGGTGGGCGAGGGTGACATCGACTGGCCCGACTTCGCATCTGCGCTCGACCGCCTTGCGCCGGGCGTCTCGTTCATCCCGGAGATCTGGCAGGGTCACATCAACGGCGGCGAGGGATTCTGGACCGCGCTCGACCGGCTGGAGCGGTGGCTGTGA
- a CDS encoding cytidylyltransferase domain-containing protein: protein MGLIFPDDLMAWQRWQRGRHGLRAARDLLRRPSPPGLTLHLPTDDPVVLFALEASTPTAIASVTVPLKHLGGVPAAVVAPFNATALLPGTWRTIPLGVVPELPTELGGIRAVVASGHFLPAGAVAYEWSRRLGARFLVVQHGLMTPFAPPLPHGAHLLAFSERDGDFWRSGRTDVTADAIGSQLLWEAARHVARTAPVDAPPAAAATPVFLGQLHGAELPRRISGGTAVAFCRRFGAEYRPHPAEVDRISRLQHALWRRRGIRFAPAGGMLDRPRPVVSIFSTGVLEAAAGGVPSWVTCLRPPAWVQEFWERYELAVWGGEPTPAPPAARDRACPCGRRAGARRRERRGMNVLCVIPVRGGSKGVPGKNARVVAGKPLVVWTIERALAVPGLDVLVSTDDPTLAEIAREAGADVPFLRPAELAQDTTPTEPVVRHAIDFRTAEGRRPDAVMLLQATSPVRLPGTLERAVAQFAAGGVDALVGVVPQTPFFWRLGGEPDGGARAAYDVAARPRRQELGAADYHYFENGSLYITRTEIYEQQNNRIGGRVGLFVLDEREGVDIDTLVDLRVAEQVLAELNEGVEQ, encoded by the coding sequence GTGGGCCTGATCTTTCCTGACGACCTCATGGCATGGCAGCGCTGGCAGCGCGGTCGGCACGGTCTGCGGGCTGCGCGCGACCTGTTGCGCCGACCGTCTCCGCCGGGGCTCACGCTGCATCTGCCCACGGACGATCCTGTCGTGCTGTTCGCGCTCGAGGCATCCACTCCCACCGCGATCGCCTCGGTGACCGTGCCTCTGAAGCATCTCGGTGGCGTGCCAGCCGCGGTGGTGGCCCCGTTCAATGCCACAGCTCTGCTGCCCGGCACCTGGCGGACGATCCCGCTCGGGGTGGTCCCGGAACTGCCGACGGAGCTCGGCGGCATCCGTGCCGTCGTCGCCAGCGGTCACTTCTTGCCTGCCGGCGCGGTTGCATACGAGTGGTCGCGACGTCTCGGCGCACGCTTCCTCGTCGTGCAGCACGGACTGATGACGCCTTTCGCACCCCCGCTGCCGCATGGCGCACATCTGCTTGCGTTCAGTGAGCGCGATGGCGATTTCTGGCGTTCCGGCCGTACAGACGTGACCGCCGACGCGATCGGCAGCCAGCTGCTGTGGGAAGCGGCGCGGCACGTCGCCCGCACCGCCCCCGTGGATGCCCCTCCGGCCGCAGCAGCGACCCCGGTGTTCCTGGGCCAACTGCACGGAGCCGAGCTGCCACGTCGCATCAGCGGGGGCACGGCTGTTGCATTCTGCCGTCGTTTCGGTGCGGAGTACCGGCCGCATCCCGCCGAGGTCGATCGGATCTCGCGGCTGCAGCATGCGCTGTGGCGGCGTCGGGGCATCCGTTTCGCGCCCGCGGGCGGCATGCTCGACCGGCCCCGGCCCGTCGTCTCCATCTTCTCCACCGGTGTGCTGGAGGCGGCGGCGGGCGGTGTGCCATCGTGGGTGACCTGCCTGCGCCCACCGGCCTGGGTGCAGGAGTTCTGGGAGCGCTACGAGCTGGCTGTCTGGGGCGGCGAGCCGACCCCGGCTCCCCCTGCGGCCCGAGATCGAGCCTGCCCGTGCGGTCGCCGAGCGGGCGCTCGCCGTCGTGAGCGGAGAGGTATGAACGTGCTCTGTGTCATCCCCGTGCGCGGTGGATCCAAGGGCGTGCCAGGCAAGAACGCGCGCGTGGTGGCCGGAAAGCCTCTCGTGGTCTGGACGATCGAGCGGGCGCTCGCCGTACCCGGTCTCGACGTGCTGGTCTCCACCGACGACCCGACACTCGCCGAGATCGCTCGCGAGGCCGGGGCCGACGTGCCGTTCCTTCGCCCCGCCGAGCTGGCGCAGGACACCACGCCGACAGAACCCGTGGTGAGGCACGCCATCGACTTCCGCACGGCTGAAGGCCGCCGGCCCGACGCCGTCATGCTGCTGCAGGCCACCTCGCCGGTGCGCTTGCCCGGCACCCTGGAGCGCGCGGTCGCGCAGTTCGCCGCCGGCGGCGTGGATGCCTTGGTCGGCGTGGTGCCGCAGACCCCGTTCTTCTGGCGGCTCGGCGGCGAACCCGACGGCGGCGCGCGCGCCGCCTACGACGTGGCCGCCCGGCCTCGGCGGCAAGAGCTGGGCGCCGCTGATTACCACTATTTCGAGAACGGCTCGCTCTACATCACCCGCACTGAGATCTACGAGCAGCAGAACAACCGCATCGGGGGACGCGTGGGACTTTTCGTGCTGGATGAGCGCGAGGGCGTCGACATCGACACACTGGTCGACCTGCGGGTGGCGGAGCAGGTGCTCGCCGAGCTGAATGAGGGAGTGGAGCAGTGA
- a CDS encoding CgeB family protein: MSPVFHGYWQAIAAGLAVHGHEVSTHCYDAGDRRARLRNAVAQRVSATRARHESAATDEAIAALRRMLPDAVLVVKGDALGSSWWDAVARSGARTAVWLYDELSRMRYSVETLRSVERVHSYSPHDVETLRTAGVAAANLPDGYDSFTPFQARRSEAVTFVGARYPGRVHSLRVLAARDIPVVAYGREWSRHPWDVARTGLWRSSGVPGRRDLPRADYYGVMAGSLATLNVHGDGHDGFSMRTFEASGVGGLQLIDRPDVARHYDVGSECLVFTSDDELVDHVEHARREPAWADRIRAAGRERTLAEHTLAHRMGEVQRQWA, from the coding sequence GTGAGCCCGGTGTTCCACGGGTACTGGCAAGCGATCGCGGCGGGCCTCGCTGTGCACGGACACGAGGTGTCGACGCACTGCTACGACGCGGGCGACCGGCGCGCGCGCCTGCGCAACGCGGTCGCGCAGCGCGTGTCCGCCACGCGCGCCCGGCACGAGTCTGCCGCCACCGACGAAGCGATCGCCGCGCTTCGTCGGATGCTGCCCGATGCCGTACTCGTCGTCAAGGGCGATGCACTCGGCTCTTCCTGGTGGGATGCCGTGGCTCGATCCGGTGCGCGCACGGCCGTCTGGCTCTACGACGAGTTGAGCCGCATGCGCTATTCGGTCGAGACCCTTCGATCTGTCGAGCGGGTGCACAGCTACAGCCCGCACGATGTCGAGACGCTTCGGACAGCGGGCGTCGCGGCGGCGAATCTCCCCGACGGATACGACTCGTTCACCCCGTTCCAGGCGCGGCGGAGCGAGGCGGTCACCTTCGTCGGTGCGCGCTATCCGGGCCGCGTGCACAGCCTGCGTGTGCTGGCCGCTCGGGACATCCCGGTGGTCGCATACGGCCGAGAGTGGTCGCGGCACCCATGGGACGTGGCGCGCACGGGCCTGTGGCGTTCCAGCGGCGTTCCCGGCCGTCGAGATCTGCCACGTGCCGACTACTACGGTGTGATGGCGGGCAGCCTCGCCACGCTCAACGTGCACGGCGACGGTCACGACGGCTTCTCGATGCGCACCTTCGAGGCGTCTGGAGTGGGCGGACTGCAGCTCATCGACCGGCCCGACGTGGCCCGGCACTACGACGTCGGCTCCGAGTGTCTCGTGTTCACCAGCGACGACGAACTGGTCGACCACGTCGAGCATGCTCGGAGGGAACCCGCATGGGCTGATCGCATCCGTGCCGCCGGTCGCGAACGTACGCTCGCCGAGCACACCCTCGCGCACCGCATGGGGGAGGTGCAGCGGCAGTGGGCCTGA
- a CDS encoding glycosyltransferase family 2 protein yields MTDHETAIDAVSIVIPHYGDPASAQSLVMQLRAQVDAPIMQVIVVDDASPQPFPELEGVQLVRRDRNGGFGAAVNTGMLAAVHDAVLVLNSDLDLPDDFVGDLCRAAAPWMPAVCGCHLTGPDGHDQWAGRTFPRTRHYVIEWLTVLARFRPRLHEAIGHDTRAVVRATVPVDWVVGAVLLMPTELVRSVGGFDEGFHMNCEEVDLQRRLRARGIPSIFLGSVTAVHAGGGSSDDGRRRAWVTHARLRYARKWHEGPGRLRAALTAASVVNLASNGLRRLAGRRVEPVTVFRQELACLRPARTDQASRGRA; encoded by the coding sequence ATGACGGACCATGAGACGGCGATCGATGCCGTCTCGATCGTCATACCCCACTACGGCGACCCTGCATCGGCCCAATCGTTGGTGATGCAGCTGCGGGCGCAGGTCGATGCCCCGATCATGCAGGTCATCGTCGTCGACGACGCGTCGCCGCAGCCCTTCCCCGAGCTCGAGGGCGTGCAGCTGGTGCGCCGCGACCGCAACGGGGGCTTCGGGGCCGCCGTCAACACCGGCATGCTCGCCGCCGTGCACGATGCCGTGCTCGTGCTCAACAGCGACCTGGATCTGCCCGACGATTTCGTCGGGGACCTCTGCCGTGCCGCCGCCCCATGGATGCCGGCTGTGTGCGGATGCCACCTCACGGGCCCGGACGGCCACGATCAATGGGCGGGGCGCACATTCCCGCGTACCCGGCACTACGTGATCGAGTGGCTGACGGTGCTTGCACGGTTCCGGCCCAGGCTTCATGAGGCGATCGGCCACGACACGCGTGCCGTGGTCCGTGCGACGGTGCCGGTCGACTGGGTCGTCGGCGCGGTGCTGCTGATGCCCACTGAACTGGTACGGAGCGTCGGCGGTTTCGACGAGGGGTTCCACATGAACTGCGAGGAGGTCGATCTGCAGCGGCGATTGCGGGCACGCGGCATCCCGTCGATCTTCCTCGGCAGCGTGACGGCAGTGCACGCTGGCGGTGGTTCCTCCGACGACGGACGGCGCCGGGCCTGGGTGACGCACGCGCGACTGCGCTACGCCCGCAAGTGGCACGAGGGGCCGGGCCGTCTGCGGGCTGCGCTGACGGCCGCGAGCGTCGTGAACCTGGCATCTAATGGTCTGCGCCGGCTCGCCGGACGTCGTGTGGAGCCCGTGACGGTGTTCCGGCAGGAACTCGCCTGCCTGCGACCGGCGCGCACCGACCAGGCATCGCGGGGTCGCGCGTGA
- a CDS encoding polysaccharide biosynthesis tyrosine autokinase gives MITEIQKAGGASDTPHLKVIPLDNATAPSTPVSPKPKLVLPIGALAGLVLGYIVILLRRALDVRVRAGTDMIELLGTGVLGRVPRFKGKGGVRGGELDRLSAESFRQVRTGLRFSSVDGEVRCVVVTSPNQSEGKSTVAARLAAVIAESGQPTLIIDADLRRPSVARQFDMDGTIGLSEVLSGQVPVQEAVRTVGRENLMVLPAGGTPPNPSEMLGAHAFEALLRELRERFFVVVDAPPVLPVTDALLVGAVADGTLFVVAVGQTRKAEVTAARRLLEQAKSRLLGVVLNKVPVNDRDGGYSYYHNNRSYYTRPESGKRRRDAAKKVTPVPAPHEVASPATAAQARATAAAGRSGMPQARLVEPQMPAPVAPAPAAPTPVTSPSAGPVEPKPVDSQQESPWPFTELDLPDPSLSDQASDPSQLTSRRSGRRASGLPRGDQ, from the coding sequence GTGATCACCGAGATCCAGAAGGCGGGGGGCGCATCGGACACCCCGCACCTCAAAGTCATACCGCTCGATAACGCGACCGCACCCTCCACGCCCGTCTCGCCGAAGCCCAAGCTCGTCCTTCCGATCGGTGCGCTCGCCGGGCTCGTCCTCGGCTATATCGTGATCCTTCTGCGGCGCGCACTCGACGTTCGCGTGCGCGCAGGCACCGACATGATCGAACTGCTCGGCACTGGCGTGCTCGGCCGCGTGCCACGGTTCAAGGGCAAGGGCGGTGTGCGGGGCGGCGAACTCGATCGGCTCTCTGCCGAGTCGTTCCGGCAGGTGCGCACCGGACTGCGCTTCTCGAGCGTCGATGGCGAAGTGCGCTGCGTGGTGGTGACGAGTCCCAACCAGAGCGAGGGCAAGTCGACCGTGGCCGCACGGCTCGCCGCCGTCATCGCCGAGTCCGGCCAGCCGACGCTGATCATCGACGCCGACCTTCGGCGACCGTCCGTTGCGCGTCAGTTCGACATGGACGGCACCATCGGGCTGAGCGAGGTGCTCAGCGGCCAGGTCCCGGTGCAGGAGGCCGTCCGCACCGTTGGTCGGGAGAACCTCATGGTGCTGCCGGCAGGCGGAACGCCGCCGAATCCCTCCGAGATGCTCGGTGCGCACGCCTTCGAAGCGCTGCTGCGCGAGCTCCGCGAGCGGTTCTTCGTCGTGGTGGATGCTCCGCCCGTGCTCCCGGTGACGGATGCCCTGCTGGTCGGCGCTGTCGCCGACGGCACGCTCTTCGTCGTGGCGGTCGGGCAGACCCGCAAGGCCGAGGTGACCGCGGCGCGCCGACTGCTCGAACAGGCGAAGTCCCGGCTGCTCGGCGTGGTGCTGAACAAGGTGCCCGTGAACGACCGTGATGGCGGATACAGCTACTACCACAACAACCGCAGCTACTACACGCGTCCCGAGAGCGGCAAGCGTCGTAGGGACGCGGCGAAAAAGGTCACGCCGGTTCCTGCACCGCATGAAGTCGCTTCCCCCGCCACCGCCGCTCAAGCGCGCGCGACGGCGGCCGCCGGCCGGTCCGGGATGCCGCAGGCTCGGCTCGTCGAGCCGCAGATGCCCGCGCCCGTCGCACCGGCTCCCGCAGCGCCGACTCCCGTGACGTCGCCCAGCGCCGGACCTGTGGAACCGAAGCCCGTCGACTCGCAGCAGGAATCACCGTGGCCCTTCACGGAGCTCGACCTGCCCGATCCGTCGTTGTCCGACCAAGCGTCCGATCCATCGCAGCTCACCTCGCGTCGAAGCGGACGCCGTGCCTCCGGTCTTCCTCGAGGCGATCAGTGA
- a CDS encoding MauE/DoxX family redox-associated membrane protein has protein sequence MLVELSTVLPLTLAVVLVTSALGKLRAPDGLEGWAELGVPKMFRRQWLLRLHPWGELVLGVCVAVFGGVPGVVLSLVAVALMAAYTWLVLRAVRQEADASCSCFGARKRVTWVTVFRNIWLLLVAVGSATVTGASTTLGGALTGLTRSAGLTAALVALIAAVTAALILWPEGGEPSASRDAVPHPDARLGDAGEAGEELDYLRTRTPAVPVTAADGTVHNLRTLTRQRPVLLLAVSPTCSACLPVIERIGDWRALLPEVDIRFLLRSTPEESELIEHDEPQSLHDSNGYVSGSIQDWSTPAAVLLGVDGLLAGGPIIGSGGIEHFIAEIDESLHGEG, from the coding sequence GTGTTGGTAGAACTCTCGACCGTGCTTCCCCTCACCCTGGCGGTCGTTCTCGTCACCAGCGCACTGGGCAAGCTTCGTGCGCCCGACGGCCTTGAGGGTTGGGCCGAGCTCGGCGTGCCCAAGATGTTCCGTCGCCAGTGGCTGCTCCGGCTGCATCCGTGGGGAGAACTGGTGCTGGGGGTCTGCGTCGCGGTGTTCGGCGGGGTGCCCGGGGTGGTCCTCTCGCTCGTGGCCGTCGCGCTGATGGCTGCCTACACGTGGCTCGTCCTGCGGGCCGTGCGGCAGGAGGCCGACGCATCGTGCTCATGCTTCGGTGCGCGCAAGCGCGTGACCTGGGTCACGGTGTTCCGCAACATCTGGCTGCTGCTCGTGGCGGTCGGCTCGGCGACAGTGACGGGAGCATCCACCACGCTCGGCGGTGCGCTGACCGGGCTCACGAGGTCCGCCGGCCTGACCGCTGCGCTCGTCGCATTGATTGCGGCGGTCACCGCGGCGCTGATCCTGTGGCCGGAGGGCGGGGAGCCCTCGGCCTCGCGCGACGCCGTCCCGCATCCGGATGCCCGGCTCGGAGACGCCGGAGAAGCGGGGGAGGAACTGGATTACCTTCGCACCCGAACGCCGGCCGTGCCGGTGACCGCTGCCGACGGCACCGTGCACAATCTGCGCACCCTGACCCGGCAGAGGCCCGTCCTGTTGCTGGCGGTCTCGCCCACCTGTTCGGCCTGCCTGCCCGTGATCGAGAGAATCGGCGACTGGCGGGCGTTGCTCCCCGAGGTGGACATCCGTTTCCTGCTCCGCTCGACGCCCGAGGAGAGCGAGCTCATCGAGCACGACGAGCCGCAGTCGTTGCATGACAGTAACGGCTATGTGAGCGGCTCGATCCAAGACTGGTCGACGCCCGCCGCGGTGTTGCTCGGCGTCGACGGTCTGCTCGCGGGAGGTCCCATCATCGGCAGCGGAGGTATTGAGCACTTCATCGCCGAGATAGACGAGAGCCTTCACGGTGAAGGATGA
- a CDS encoding sugar transferase yields the protein MTAEAHDLAVTLAAGNASHVGRRHSPETGSAVARRERWKRAYGRRLIVVDLGVVVLAVALAAWIQLVWIANAHLSAISSAPWQYTRVALLMCALWIVMLMLFQTRDHKIAGHGTAEYRRVINATAVAFGVAAIGFVIMQSQGIRTQLLVALPVGFVGLVLGRWSCRQWLVRRRNAGEYMSRALIIGNHRDTEYVINALRTGGDLGYAVVGLVFDGAVPTPAAPSVAGHAVPTFDDVSQAAHIAETLDCDAVIVASTRPDDPEFVKRLAWQLEGAVAELVLSSPLADVAGPRMALKPIEGLPLIQVEIPTFDGGRYVTKRLMDIIISIGALIAIAVATPFIAVAILVDSRGPVFYRQERVGRDGVRFRMFKFRSMIADAHDRRHALLVQNDGSGPLFKLKADPRITRVGRFLRKFSLDELPQFWNVLIGDMSIVGPRPPLPEEVEAYEGSAHRRLYIRPGITGPWQISGRSDLTWDESVRLDLSYVENWSVLYDLTIMLRTPRAILSSRGAY from the coding sequence ATGACCGCTGAGGCACACGACCTGGCCGTCACGCTCGCCGCCGGGAACGCGTCTCACGTCGGCCGTCGCCATTCCCCCGAGACAGGCTCCGCAGTGGCTCGGCGCGAACGCTGGAAACGCGCCTATGGACGCAGGCTCATCGTTGTGGACCTGGGAGTCGTGGTGCTCGCAGTTGCGCTCGCAGCATGGATCCAGCTCGTATGGATCGCCAATGCGCACCTTTCGGCCATCAGCTCTGCGCCCTGGCAGTACACGCGTGTCGCTCTCCTCATGTGCGCGCTGTGGATCGTCATGCTGATGCTGTTCCAGACGCGCGACCACAAGATCGCAGGGCATGGAACGGCGGAGTACCGAAGAGTCATCAACGCCACTGCGGTCGCCTTCGGTGTCGCAGCCATCGGATTCGTCATCATGCAATCGCAGGGCATCCGCACCCAGCTGCTCGTCGCACTTCCCGTCGGTTTCGTCGGACTAGTCCTCGGACGCTGGTCATGCAGGCAGTGGTTGGTACGCCGCCGCAACGCGGGCGAGTACATGTCACGGGCGCTCATCATCGGCAATCACCGTGACACCGAGTACGTCATCAACGCCTTGCGCACTGGCGGTGATCTCGGATACGCGGTGGTCGGCCTTGTCTTCGATGGTGCGGTTCCAACGCCCGCAGCACCGTCCGTGGCAGGACACGCCGTCCCGACGTTCGACGACGTGAGCCAGGCTGCACACATCGCCGAGACTCTGGATTGCGATGCCGTGATCGTCGCGAGCACGCGCCCCGATGATCCGGAGTTCGTGAAGCGCCTCGCCTGGCAGCTCGAAGGGGCTGTGGCCGAGCTTGTACTGTCCAGCCCGCTCGCCGATGTCGCAGGCCCCCGCATGGCGCTGAAGCCCATCGAAGGCCTTCCGCTGATCCAGGTGGAGATCCCGACCTTCGATGGCGGGCGCTATGTGACCAAACGCCTCATGGACATCATCATCTCGATCGGCGCCCTTATCGCTATCGCGGTGGCCACGCCCTTCATCGCCGTGGCGATTCTGGTCGATAGCCGCGGCCCGGTGTTCTACCGTCAGGAGCGCGTCGGGCGTGACGGTGTGCGATTTCGGATGTTCAAGTTCCGGTCGATGATCGCCGACGCTCATGACCGGCGCCACGCCCTATTGGTACAGAACGACGGCTCGGGACCCTTATTCAAGTTGAAGGCCGATCCGCGTATCACCCGTGTCGGCAGGTTCCTGCGCAAGTTCTCTCTCGATGAGCTTCCGCAGTTCTGGAATGTGCTGATCGGCGACATGAGCATCGTCGGCCCACGCCCTCCGCTTCCCGAAGAAGTCGAGGCGTACGAAGGAAGCGCGCATCGCCGCCTCTACATTCGCCCGGGCATCACCGGTCCGTGGCAAATCAGCGGACGCAGCGACCTCACCTGGGACGAGAGCGTGCGGCTGGACCTGAGTTACGTCGAGAACTGGTCGGTGCTTTACGACCTCACCATCATGCTGCGCACGCCGCGCGCGATCCTGAGTTCCCGCGGGGCGTACTGA